A section of the Arabiibacter massiliensis genome encodes:
- a CDS encoding nucleotide sugar dehydrogenase, producing the protein MRIAVAGTGYVGLSLAVLLARRNEVVAVDVVPAKVEALARWESPIRDAEIEEALAEAASGERPLALSATLDAKAGYAGVDFAVVATPTDYDPARNFFDTSSVEAAVAAIRAASPGAWIVVKSTVPVGYTSQLRERLGDPRILFSPEFLREGRALYDNLHPSRIIVGADESDPESMEAARRFAGLLAEGAEDDAPVLVMGSTEAEAVKLFANTFLALRVAYFNELDTYACSRGLDAARVIEGVCLDPRVGSHYNNPSFGYGGYCLPKDTKQLLANYADVPQNIMGAVVEANRTRKDFVADQVLERASALDEPLVGIYRLTMKTGSDNFRASSVQGVMKRVKAKGVPVLVYEPTLEAPDFFGSEVTHDLASFKERCGVIVANRWSDELADVADKVYTRDLFKRD; encoded by the coding sequence ATGAGGATAGCGGTCGCGGGCACCGGGTACGTGGGGCTGTCGCTGGCGGTGCTCTTGGCTCGGCGCAACGAGGTCGTGGCGGTGGACGTCGTCCCCGCGAAGGTCGAGGCGCTCGCCAGATGGGAGAGCCCCATCAGGGACGCCGAGATCGAGGAGGCGCTCGCCGAGGCTGCCTCGGGGGAGCGCCCGCTCGCGCTCTCGGCGACGCTCGACGCCAAGGCGGGCTACGCGGGCGTCGACTTCGCCGTCGTGGCCACCCCCACCGACTACGACCCGGCGAGGAACTTCTTCGACACCTCGAGCGTGGAGGCGGCCGTGGCCGCCATCCGCGCCGCGAGCCCGGGGGCGTGGATCGTCGTCAAGTCGACCGTCCCCGTGGGCTACACCTCGCAGCTGCGCGAGCGTCTGGGAGATCCCCGCATCCTGTTCAGCCCCGAGTTCCTGCGCGAGGGCCGCGCGCTCTACGACAACCTCCACCCCTCCCGCATCATCGTGGGCGCCGACGAGTCGGACCCCGAGTCCATGGAAGCCGCCCGGCGCTTCGCGGGGCTCCTCGCCGAGGGGGCCGAGGACGACGCCCCGGTCCTCGTCATGGGCTCCACCGAGGCCGAGGCCGTGAAGCTCTTCGCCAACACCTTCCTCGCGCTGAGGGTCGCCTACTTCAACGAGCTCGACACCTACGCGTGCTCGCGGGGCCTGGACGCCGCGCGCGTCATCGAGGGCGTGTGCCTGGACCCCCGCGTAGGCTCCCACTACAACAACCCCTCCTTCGGCTACGGCGGCTACTGTCTGCCCAAGGATACCAAGCAGCTGCTCGCGAACTACGCCGACGTGCCCCAGAACATCATGGGGGCGGTCGTGGAGGCCAACCGCACCCGCAAGGACTTCGTGGCCGACCAGGTGCTCGAGCGCGCCTCGGCGCTGGACGAGCCGCTCGTGGGCATCTACCGCCTCACCATGAAGACCGGTTCGGACAACTTCCGCGCGAGTTCGGTGCAGGGCGTCATGAAGCGCGTGAAGGCCAAGGGCGTGCCCGTGCTGGTCTACGAGCCCACGCTCGAAGCCCCCGATTTCTTCGGCTCCGAGGTGACGCACGACCTCGCGTCCTTCAAGGAGCGCTGCGGCGTGATAGTCGCCAACCGCTGGAGCGACGAGCTCGCGGACGTGGCGGACAAGGTGTACACGCGGGATCTGTTCAAGAGGGATTGA
- a CDS encoding nucleotidyl transferase AbiEii/AbiGii toxin family protein has product MTANIRIGHVARHTPANAGAQGREAAVVDIAQDLLLRHLHSCGLLDSLAIKGGTAIRKLYAGREGRFSLDLDFAVADASIDPDEAALAFVTEVDGLEIEPFKYGVSERRGKWSVTFASPFVDAPTLATKLDFSPSPWILPAERDWVPLPIHAQYGEDPLPRIKTLRLEENISEKIARLNRTTTARDLYDLRWIASTPSVERFLDKALIRKLSVLKIWVDTNGMHAGATHWKPGHAGSVFKPGRWLRDRSGDDFDAEDIGALAVPAPSAKELSDAVMTAYAFLSDLDDDEAVVAKSDARDRSLVIRMISELPSPAFDPRTLF; this is encoded by the coding sequence ATGACCGCGAACATCCGGATAGGACACGTCGCGCGACATACGCCGGCGAATGCGGGAGCACAGGGCAGGGAGGCAGCCGTCGTGGACATCGCGCAGGATCTTCTGCTGCGCCACCTGCACTCTTGCGGCTTGCTGGACAGCCTCGCCATAAAAGGCGGAACGGCTATCAGAAAGCTCTACGCGGGACGCGAGGGCCGATTCTCCCTCGATCTCGACTTCGCCGTTGCAGACGCGAGCATCGATCCTGACGAGGCTGCGCTCGCCTTCGTGACAGAGGTCGACGGCCTCGAGATCGAACCATTCAAATATGGGGTGAGCGAGCGGCGCGGCAAATGGTCGGTAACGTTCGCCAGCCCATTTGTCGATGCACCAACCCTCGCAACGAAGCTCGACTTCTCACCGTCTCCGTGGATCTTGCCTGCTGAAAGGGATTGGGTTCCCTTGCCTATCCATGCACAATACGGAGAAGATCCGTTGCCGAGAATCAAGACCCTGCGGCTCGAAGAGAACATTTCTGAAAAGATCGCGCGTCTTAATCGGACGACAACGGCACGCGACCTATACGACCTCAGGTGGATCGCATCCACTCCGAGCGTCGAACGCTTCCTGGACAAGGCGCTTATCCGCAAGCTCTCTGTGCTGAAGATATGGGTAGACACCAACGGTATGCATGCGGGCGCAACGCACTGGAAGCCGGGGCATGCTGGGTCGGTTTTCAAACCCGGTCGATGGCTGCGCGATCGATCGGGGGACGACTTCGACGCGGAGGATATCGGCGCATTGGCGGTTCCCGCTCCCTCCGCGAAAGAACTCTCCGACGCCGTGATGACGGCTTATGCCTTCCTTTCTGACCTCGATGATGATGAAGCCGTCGTTGCCAAGTCTGACGCGAGGGATCGGAGCTTGGTCATACGCATGATATCCGAGTTGCCGAGCCCCGCATTCGATCCAAGAACCCTCTTTTAA
- a CDS encoding type IV toxin-antitoxin system AbiEi family antitoxin, producing MAFRDHVKYYILVTDMVTNYGHMTRNISTRMAPVLERLELERPELVTASYLASILEEAGIKSPAKVVAARLRDRGWLLETGQRGVWEFAPAEVAGPYSSFDPLLPFASMKAAHPEAECALTMQTAAWALGVADRVPARIEAAFADGIPTWKTPSGVRALSFRSNLPLATAKGSPCLAPEAIVVHMAAKPSAVRSWSGALEWLPDVTCEMNVDKAIEELGGRPSSVAARTGYLLQGMRPDIAEAIRKAYPPSAKNRFGPRGAAVRNDERWKISDTLLPFDPAELEDAR from the coding sequence ATGGCCTTTCGTGATCATGTCAAATATTATATACTAGTTACAGATATGGTAACTAACTATGGACATATGACACGAAATATCTCGACGCGAATGGCACCCGTGCTCGAACGCCTTGAGCTTGAACGCCCGGAGCTCGTGACCGCCTCCTATCTCGCCTCCATTCTGGAGGAGGCGGGCATCAAATCGCCGGCCAAGGTGGTGGCGGCAAGGCTCCGCGACAGAGGATGGCTCCTCGAGACCGGGCAGCGGGGCGTTTGGGAGTTCGCTCCCGCAGAGGTCGCGGGGCCCTACTCGAGCTTCGATCCACTCTTGCCGTTCGCATCGATGAAAGCCGCGCACCCTGAGGCCGAATGCGCGCTCACCATGCAGACCGCAGCTTGGGCGCTCGGGGTGGCCGACCGCGTTCCCGCACGCATCGAGGCCGCCTTCGCCGACGGCATCCCTACATGGAAAACGCCCAGCGGGGTTCGCGCCCTGTCGTTTCGCTCCAACCTGCCCCTCGCAACGGCCAAAGGATCTCCCTGCCTCGCCCCTGAGGCCATCGTCGTCCACATGGCAGCAAAACCCAGCGCCGTGAGGTCGTGGAGCGGCGCGCTTGAATGGCTTCCCGACGTGACCTGCGAAATGAACGTCGACAAGGCGATCGAGGAGCTCGGAGGACGCCCCTCCTCCGTCGCAGCTCGCACCGGCTACCTTCTGCAGGGTATGAGGCCGGACATCGCGGAGGCCATCCGCAAGGCATATCCCCCGTCGGCGAAAAACCGCTTCGGCCCGCGAGGCGCCGCAGTGCGAAACGACGAGCGGTGGAAGATATCGGACACGCTGCTCCCCTTCGACCCGGCAGAATTGGAGGATGCGAGATGA
- a CDS encoding peptidylprolyl isomerase — MSNEGKKVKVHYTGTLDDGSKFDSSVDRGEPIEFTCMAGQMIPGFDNAVKDMAQGETKTVRIPAAEAYGERDEGMVQKVPVDQIPNGDQLPVGQTIYMMGQGGQPFPVFVRSIEDGVATFDMNHELAGQDLTFEITLVEVAG, encoded by the coding sequence ATGAGCAACGAAGGCAAGAAGGTCAAGGTCCACTACACGGGAACGCTTGACGACGGCTCGAAGTTCGACTCCTCGGTCGACCGCGGCGAGCCCATCGAGTTCACGTGCATGGCCGGCCAGATGATCCCCGGCTTCGACAACGCCGTGAAGGACATGGCGCAGGGCGAGACGAAGACCGTGCGCATCCCCGCCGCCGAGGCCTACGGCGAGCGCGATGAGGGCATGGTGCAGAAGGTGCCGGTGGACCAGATCCCCAACGGCGACCAGCTTCCCGTGGGGCAGACCATCTACATGATGGGCCAGGGCGGCCAGCCCTTCCCCGTGTTCGTGCGCTCCATCGAGGACGGCGTCGCGACGTTCGACATGAACCACGAACTGGCGGGCCAGGATTTGACGTTCGAGATCACGCTGGTCGAGGTTGCGGGCTAG
- a CDS encoding FKBP-type peptidyl-prolyl cis-trans isomerase has translation MAARNEGRMVKVAYRGLFDDGSVFIEQVEPPIEFPCLDGWMPPAFVETVRDMAVGETRRVRVGADAAYEARTEERVMEVERAKIPASVPLEVGTVMHLEAPDGRTCPARLVELDEERAVFDLNHEAVGRALNFEITLLDVSDLPGRTCG, from the coding sequence ATGGCCGCGCGCAACGAGGGCCGCATGGTGAAGGTGGCGTACCGCGGGCTCTTCGACGATGGGAGCGTGTTCATCGAGCAGGTGGAACCCCCGATCGAGTTCCCGTGCCTGGACGGATGGATGCCGCCGGCGTTCGTGGAGACGGTGCGCGACATGGCCGTAGGCGAGACGCGTCGCGTGCGCGTGGGCGCCGATGCGGCCTACGAGGCGCGCACCGAGGAGCGCGTGATGGAGGTGGAGCGGGCGAAGATCCCCGCGAGCGTGCCATTGGAAGTGGGCACCGTGATGCACCTGGAGGCGCCCGACGGGCGGACGTGCCCCGCGCGGCTCGTGGAGCTGGACGAGGAGCGAGCGGTGTTCGACCTGAACCACGAGGCCGTGGGGCGGGCGCTGAACTTCGAGATCACGCTGCTGGACGTGAGCGACCTGCCGGGCCGGACGTGTGGTTGA
- a CDS encoding glutamate-cysteine ligase family protein, with translation MNPSTAAASGQPARESNIDAIVSYFEGGIKPAGGPGELGIELEHIIVHDDMSPVSYSGERGVAWLLDQLKDEYPHLTRDVHGDLLGVSRPGEAVTIEPAAQLELSAGPFVDLSTARATFDAFEQRVGELLEPAGERLLTLGYHPTAAARDLELIPKRRYQFMNLYLGEKDTCGPCMMRGSASTQVSIDYTSTADCLRKLRLAFALVPVLSLMCDNSPVFEGKPRKHELVRTEIWQHMDNDRCGLVPGVLDPPFDLRRYAEYILDTVAILIPCKKEQWCYSDRTFGDIYAERTMTRAEVEHALSMFFNDVRLKTYVEIRPADAMPVPYVIAYAALVRGLFYDAASLDALDELFAGVDEAAYGAAKEALMARGYDAEVYGQPVAELCDAVVAIAERGLSEADRPYLEPLARLVAERTTLATLAERSGAVAGR, from the coding sequence ATGAACCCCAGCACCGCCGCCGCGAGCGGACAGCCCGCGCGCGAGAGCAACATCGACGCCATCGTCTCGTACTTCGAAGGCGGCATCAAGCCGGCGGGCGGGCCGGGCGAGCTCGGCATCGAGCTGGAGCATATCATCGTGCACGACGATATGAGCCCCGTCTCCTACAGCGGCGAGCGCGGGGTGGCCTGGCTGCTCGACCAGCTGAAAGACGAGTACCCGCACCTCACGCGCGACGTGCACGGCGACCTTTTGGGTGTCTCGCGCCCCGGCGAAGCCGTGACCATCGAGCCCGCCGCGCAGCTGGAGCTGTCCGCCGGGCCGTTCGTGGACCTGAGCACGGCGCGCGCGACGTTCGACGCGTTCGAACAGCGCGTCGGCGAGCTGCTCGAGCCCGCAGGCGAGCGCCTGCTCACGCTGGGCTACCACCCCACGGCGGCCGCACGCGACCTCGAGCTCATCCCGAAGCGCCGCTACCAATTCATGAACCTCTACCTGGGCGAGAAGGACACGTGCGGCCCGTGCATGATGCGCGGCAGCGCGTCTACCCAGGTGTCGATCGACTACACGAGCACGGCCGACTGCCTGCGCAAGCTGCGCCTGGCGTTCGCGCTCGTGCCGGTGCTGTCGCTCATGTGCGACAACTCGCCGGTGTTCGAGGGCAAGCCGCGCAAGCACGAGCTGGTGCGCACGGAGATCTGGCAGCACATGGACAACGACCGCTGCGGGCTGGTGCCGGGCGTGCTGGACCCGCCCTTCGACCTGCGGCGTTACGCCGAGTACATCCTGGACACGGTGGCCATCCTCATCCCGTGCAAGAAGGAGCAGTGGTGCTACTCCGACCGCACGTTCGGCGACATCTACGCCGAGCGCACGATGACGCGCGCGGAGGTGGAGCACGCGCTGTCGATGTTCTTCAACGACGTGCGGCTGAAGACCTACGTGGAGATCCGGCCGGCCGACGCGATGCCCGTGCCGTACGTGATAGCGTACGCGGCGCTGGTGAGAGGGCTGTTCTACGACGCGGCCAGCCTGGACGCGCTCGACGAGCTGTTCGCGGGGGTGGACGAGGCCGCCTACGGCGCCGCCAAGGAGGCGCTCATGGCGCGCGGGTACGACGCGGAGGTGTACGGGCAGCCCGTCGCCGAGCTGTGCGACGCGGTGGTGGCCATCGCCGAGCGCGGCCTGAGCGAGGCGGACCGGCCCTACCTGGAGCCTCTCGCGCGCCTGGTGGCCGAGCGCACGACGCTGGCCACGCTGGCCGAGCGCTCAGGCGCGGTGGCCGGGCGGTAG
- a CDS encoding DUF3800 domain-containing protein, giving the protein MRELSLFVDESGTEGKGSKYYLLTLVFHDQADDIEQHIKSYERVLADRGLPNIPFHASPLMNGNDEYAGIELDERKRMLAAFFVFARKLPIKYKTFAYVKKEFATPGSLAARMRRDVVTFLFDHLESFQQFAVVKIYYDDGQKVVSSTLRDAVGYALSKDSVLFRKSSPTDYRLSQVADFICAIELTALKYEAKEITPTDDKVFGMIGTFKGNYLKKVRQKRFE; this is encoded by the coding sequence ATGCGTGAACTGTCGCTCTTCGTCGACGAGTCCGGAACCGAAGGGAAGGGCTCGAAATATTATCTGCTCACGCTGGTCTTCCACGATCAAGCCGACGACATCGAGCAGCACATCAAATCGTACGAGCGAGTTCTCGCCGACAGGGGTTTGCCGAACATCCCATTTCACGCATCCCCGCTTATGAATGGAAACGACGAGTATGCCGGCATAGAGCTCGACGAGCGGAAGCGGATGCTGGCTGCTTTCTTCGTTTTCGCAAGAAAGCTTCCCATCAAGTACAAAACGTTCGCTTATGTGAAAAAGGAGTTTGCAACCCCCGGATCTCTTGCTGCGAGAATGCGCAGGGACGTCGTGACGTTCCTCTTCGATCACTTGGAGTCGTTTCAGCAGTTCGCGGTGGTGAAAATTTACTACGACGACGGTCAGAAGGTCGTGTCAAGCACGCTTCGCGATGCCGTTGGCTATGCCCTGTCGAAGGACTCAGTCCTGTTTCGCAAAAGCAGTCCGACGGACTACCGGCTTTCCCAGGTAGCTGATTTCATTTGCGCCATCGAGTTGACGGCTTTGAAATACGAGGCGAAAGAGATCACTCCGACGGATGACAAGGTCTTCGGCATGATCGGCACGTTCAAGGGGAATTACTTGAAGAAGGTCCGGCAAAAGCGATTCGAGTAG